Genomic DNA from Garra rufa chromosome 18, GarRuf1.0, whole genome shotgun sequence:
TAAGTCATTAAGACTTAAAAAAGTTTAAACATGTCTAATATTTATCATATAAATCAAAACACATTTTCTACATGAAGGCTATTTTTGGAAATATCGAATGGAGCCCTACTATTTTCCACTCTTCAGTACGGATAAGTGTGAGATAAGCATCATGAGTTTAAAGACTTTTAGAGGCCGTTAAAAGGAACAACCGAAATTCTCCTTTGAAGGGATTTAGCCTCAGTGAAAGCCTTTggatcactgctgtcaatcaTGCACCGTGGCACAGCCCACCGGTGCTGCTCCGCCTATAAAGAGAGCCCGTGAACTCGAGGGAGTGTCATTCAAACACCAGAGCTCAGGGAGTAAGGATGCCTGCTTCACCAACGGGGTTTGGAAACTTCTTCATGGACAGAAACATCAACATGCCCGCTGGATATCAATTATTGGGCTGCCCACCTGGAATGCAACAGCCACCACCACATCTTGTGGGCATGGCTGGGGTTCCTTTACCTTTCTCAGGAATACCAGGGTACAGTTTCATCCCTTATCCTCATCCGGGACACATGGCACACATTGTAAGTATTCTGAATTATTTTTTGTTACATATATCTATCCTAAATAcgatttttagattttattttgtaaattgtgTAATGAAAATTGCATATCGTTCATATTCTAAAACTACTCTCTTGCTTATTTTCAGAGCAATTCCTATGACCTCAAGGCTGCGTCACCATATCACCAAGCTCTCCTCGGACGTGGAGGACCCTATTACACTCCTTACCGTCCCATGCCAGCTGATGACCCGAGTAGGGTCACCAAAGTGGCCACCAGAGAGAGCACCAGCGCTTTGAAGGCCTGGCTCGGCGAGCATCTCAAAAATCCATATCCAACTAAAGGCGAGAAGATCATGTTGGCCATCGTTACCAAGATGAGTCTCACGCAGGTTTCGACCTGGTTCGCCAACGCTCGGCGCCGCCTGAAGAAGGAGAACCGGGTCAGTTGGGCCTCCAAAGGAAAGTCCGACGAGGAGGATGAGGAAGAAGAGGGTGAGAGCGAAGAGGATGAGTCTTTGAGAAAAGTCACGGAGGACGAAGATGAAATCGATCCTCAAACGGTTGATGAGGAGGAGGATGATGTCGCGGTGTCAAAGTCAGTCGAGGACCGTTTAACAGTAGGACTTGagcagcaaaaagaaagtgaccAGTCTGACACGAGCGAAAAAGAAGTGTGTAAACAAAACGTCGATGTCCAGAAACCTAAAATCTGGTCTCTCGCGGAAACTGCGACCTCAGATATTGTAAAGAAACCCAGCGAACTGAAACATCTTCACAGTCCAGATTTTGGCAAGTGGTGGGCTGGATGGCCTTCAAGAGACTCATACTCACCTGTAAACCTCTCCACACATGACCTTCTCAAACAAAGTCAATGAAACTGTTGATCCAAGACACCACAGACTGAATTTTGCACTTTGAAAACCATTGGGAACGTTTTGTTGTGGACAAGATTTAATCCAATGCCTGGTTTAAAAACCAAAGGACGCCTATTGTGTAAATATTGTAcagttattttgtttaaattataaatgcatttacctGCTGACTTATTTTTGCTAAAATAAAACGTTGAAAAATCTAAAAGTTTTGGTTCTGGTCAATGGTAATGGTTTGAGGTTTTATTGAAATGATTTAAATGCGCGTTGCATTGTTTTGCTTTCGATTGTTTTAGTTACAAGTAGGCCTTCTTTCGGTTTTCAGATGTAATGCTGTAGTTTCTTAAAGTCCTAAAGACTCGTTAATTTAAGAAATAGTCATGAAAAGCTTTTCATGTTAGTGAAATTAACTCGCGAAAGTGTTCGTAGCCGCAATAGGAAACTTTAAAGTAGGCACagccattttttttaacaaataggaaccttattaattttaacagctaatcgaaatattaataataatgtaggCTTAGATCGATCGTTAAACTTTTTAAGCAAAGCATCAACATGATAGAAACTGTAGGCCTGTTGGCTTCGAATGAGGTTCAACCAATCAAAACTGgaacaaaacttaatttttaaaagttATAAAATACATAGCCTAGGGTTTAATATTTGACAATTATTGGATTAAGCAAATTTTACGCCATGTATATTATCGTAGCTGTTCGCTGGTTGTCAAACAACTTGGCATTTtggctatttgtgaccctggcccacaaaaccaatcataagggtaaattttgaAATGGACATAAAccgaaagctgaatgaataagctgtacatggatgtatggtttgttaggataggacaatttttggccgagatatttgaaaatctggaatctgagggtgcagaaaaatctaaatattgagaaaatcgcctttaaagttgtccagatgaagttcgtagcaatgcattttactaatcaaaaataacgttattaggctatatatttacagtagggaatttacaaaatgtcttcatggaacatgatctttacttaatatcctaatgataaaagaaaaagaaaaaatcgatcattttgacccatacaatgtatttttggctattgctacaaatatacccgtgctacttaaggttttgtggtccagcagggtcacatttaataatgCATTCTAACGCGTCTTATTCAATCAGAGAACTATCGATTTTATAGTCACACATTTATCCTTGATCACTTTCTAAAACCTTAAAAAGTACGCGTCCACAATCCAACTTTATATATCATAATTGACGTGGTTCAAGTGGAATTCTCCGATTTTGGAGGCAGATCAAGACTCGTTCAAAGCGTTTCACTTCAAGGCTGGATTTAGGCTTCATGTTATCAGTGAGGACACTACTATTAAGGGATTTGCATATCTGGCTCTGATCTGTTAAAACAATTCAAAGCAGCGCGGATTAAGGACATGAATTGTTCCGTCTTAAAGGGTGATAATTAAGATTATTCTCCTGTTTTGTCACGACTTGACAGACGAAAAGTGCCAGAGGCTTCTACCTTTACCCCATTTAGGACGTAAATATAGGTGCAGTGGGATCAAGCTTGAACAAAGTGATTTACGGGAAAACGAATAGTATGCTGACACAAAAAGTCAAGTGCAAATAGTTAAAACCGAAAGTAATAACAGCCTGAAGTGGAATGATTTAACACTTCTTTTAAAATAATACTGTAATACTgtatagaataaaaataaataaaaaactaaaactttccTGTGCATATTTCACCAACAATAAAACTTTAAATTGTTACTGGAAGGACTGGGATTAGAAACATCTAAAAAATCAAATGTCAAATAAACTGATCCATCAAGGAATGGGGCATTGAAAATCGTGCATCCTTTGCTTTCTTTTATAAATCTCTCTGACACAAACACACCAATGGGATTAGGCCTTGGGACAATATTCTGTTTTTGCGGCCTCCCCTCTGCAGAGGGAATGATAAAAGGAAAACTCTTCCTTGCCAATCACCATGGCCTCCATGTAAATTCAAAGGCCTGTGGCCTGTTAATCCAAGGATAATGAGAAAACCCCTGGGTACAAAAAAGGAGCACCTCCCACCCGCCCCCCAAGCACATATTCACAGCTAACACACACTGGGCACAACAATCTCCTCCATGCCCCCCTTTCAATGGCCCAAATGATGTGTAATCCCAGTCTAAACATGACAGGCAAAAGGCTGTGATATTGAGATAAGAATTGAGGCGTTGAACAATGGCGTGAGATACAATGCCTAAATCGGCCATCAATGAGCTTCCCGATCTGAGCATATGGTCATATGCTTTGGATACTACAGCCTTATTTATAGTTCAACAAGCTACTTTTGGATTTGTTTAGATATGTACAATACCAGCTTTAGGAGTCAAAAATCTACACATCAATACAACAAAACTTTTCTCATCTATAAAAAATAAAGGGAGTTGGATTAAGAAATTATACCACGTTGTGATTTCAACTGTAAATCAAGTGAGATTGAATTAactcttttatgcccaaaatacCTCAAGTATGGAAATAGCAACCTCTTGTGGACAGTCAGAGTACAGTATCCCACAATGCATGAGTGATTTGTGTAGAAATTTATGTAGTTTCACACCATTTCTCAATAGTTTTCCAGTGGATACTTATACCGCATAAGCAGTGAGTGAATATCTTAAAGTGACAGATGGGTAATTACTTTTGAGGTCACAAGATTGTTTTAATATGTACAGAAAAATCGTGACATTTTTTAACATGTAGAGTTTTCCACATAAACTTAAAATACAATGCAAAACAATcccaaatatagctgcaagcagcgaataCCGGGGTTCGAACGCTTAAGGTATTTAAGCATATAaggaaaaagacattacatattattttgcAAAGCTGTACCCACCTagatcaatgatttaaaaaaaagcattttagctAATCCAGATAATTTACCATAAAAATATAAtgtttaacatttatgactgttatagcgccagctgtggtccgatctccttaaactttgcatgcttgtagaatcacctgtcacatgtgcttAGCAGGC
This window encodes:
- the irx7 gene encoding iroquois homeobox 7, whose product is MPASPTGFGNFFMDRNINMPAGYQLLGCPPGMQQPPPHLVGMAGVPLPFSGIPGYSFIPYPHPGHMAHISNSYDLKAASPYHQALLGRGGPYYTPYRPMPADDPSRVTKVATRESTSALKAWLGEHLKNPYPTKGEKIMLAIVTKMSLTQVSTWFANARRRLKKENRVSWASKGKSDEEDEEEEGESEEDESLRKVTEDEDEIDPQTVDEEEDDVAVSKSVEDRLTVGLEQQKESDQSDTSEKEVCKQNVDVQKPKIWSLAETATSDIVKKPSELKHLHSPDFGKWWAGWPSRDSYSPVNLSTHDLLKQSQ